One stretch of Halichoerus grypus chromosome 10, mHalGry1.hap1.1, whole genome shotgun sequence DNA includes these proteins:
- the LAMA5 gene encoding laminin subunit alpha-5 isoform X1, translating into MAKLGARLRAGSARRAAGPHRGPGPLLLVGLALLSAARARGSADGGFSLHPPYFNLAEGARIAASATCGEEAPARGAPRPTEDLYCKLVGGPVAGGDPNQTIQGQYCDICTAANSNRAHPVSNAIDGTERWWQSPPLSRGLEYNEVNVTLDLGQVFHVAYVLIKFANSPRPDLWVLERSTDFGHTYQPWQFFASSKRDCFERFGPQTLERITRDDHVICSTEYSRIVPLENGEIVVSLVNGRPGAMNFSYSPLLRDFTKATNIRLRFLRTNTLLGHLMGKALRDPTVTRRYYYSIKDISIGGRCVCHGHADVCDAQDPTDPFRLQCACQHNTCGGSCDRCCPGFNQRPWKPATTDSANECQSCNCHGHAHDCFYDPEVDRHNASQNQDNVYQGGGVCIDCQHHTSGINCERCLPGFFRAPDHPLDSPHACRRCNCESDFTDGTCEDLTGRCYCRPNFTGERCDACAEGFTGFPRCYPVPSFSPNDTGAQVLPAGQIVNCDCSAAGTQGNACRRDPRLGRCVCKPGFQGAHCELCAPGFYGPGCQPCECSSPGVVDGDCDRDSSRCTCREGFEGPACDRCAPGYYHFPLCQLCGCSPAGTLPEGCDEAGHCPCRPEFDGPHCDRCRPGHHGYPDCRACTCDPRGALDQLCGAGGTCRCRPGYAGAACQECSPGFHGFPDCGPCLCSAEGSLHAACDPRSGQCSCRPRVTGLRCDACAPGAYDFPACEAGSCHPAGLAPAGPHLPEAQAPCTCRAHVEGPSCDRCKPGFWGLSPRNPEGCTRCSCDPRGTLGGLTECQPGDGQCSCKPHVCGQTCAACRDGFFGLDQADYFGCRSCRCDVGGALGQGCDPRTGACRCRPNTQGLTCSEPARDHYVPDPHDLRLELEEAATPDGHTVRFGFNPLEFESFSWRGYAQMTPIQPRIVAKLNVTSPDLFRLVFRYVNRGPTSVSGRVSVQEEGKFATCSNCTEQSQPVAFPPSTEPAFVTVPQRGLGEPFVLNPGTWALLVEAEGVLLDYVVLLPSTYYEAALLQLRVTEACTFRPAAQRSGETCLLYTHLPLDGFPSAAGPEALCRHDNSLPRPCPTERLSPSHPPLAACLGSDVDVQLQVAVSRPGHYALVVEYASEDTRQEVGVAVHTPQRAPQQGALTLHPCPYSTLCRGAALDTQHHLAAFHLDMEASVRLTAEQARFFLHSVTLVPVETFSMEFVEPRVRCVSSHGAFSPSSATCLLSRFPKPPQPIILRDCQVLPLPSGLPLVHSQDLTPGAPPSGPQPRPPTAVDPDVEPTLLRHPQGTVVFTTQVPALGRYAFVLHGYQPDHPTFPVEVLISGGRVWQGHANASFCPHAYGCRTLVVCEGQAVLDVTDSELTVTMRVPEGRWLWLEYVLVVPEEVYSSSYLREEPLDKSYDFISQCASHGYHISPTSSSPFCRGAASSLSLFYNNGAQPCGCHEMGATGPTCEPFGGQCPCRAHVIGRVCSRCATGYWGFPSCRPCECRGRLCDEITGRCVCPPRTIPPDCVVCQPQSFGCHPLVGCEECNCSGPGVQELTDPTCDADSGQCKCRANVTGRRCDACAPGFHGYPHCRPCDCHEAGSMPSMCDPLTGQCHCKENVQGPRCDQCRLGTFSLEATNPKGCTRCFCFGATERCRGSAHARREHVDMEGWTLLSSDRQVVPHELRAEAELLYADLRRGFEAFPELYWQAPPSYLGDRVSSYGGTLRYELHSEAQRGDVFIPTESRPDVVLQGNQMSITFLEPMYPAPGHVHHGRLQLVEGTFRHTETHNAVSREELMMVLASLERLHIRALFSQTSSAVALRSVALEVAGEVGGGPPASNVELCMCPANYRGDSCQECAPGYYRDIKGLFLGRCVPCQCHGHSDRCLPGSGVCMGCQHNTEGDHCEHCRAGFVRSGSEDPMAPCVSCPCPLAVPSNNFAMGCVLRGARTQCLCKPGYAGPSCERCAPGFFGNPLVLGSSCQPCDCSGNGDPNLLFSDCDPLTGACRSCLRHTAGPRCESCAPGFYGDALVPGNCTRCDCSACGTETCDPHSGHCLCKAGVTGPRCDRCQEGHFGFQGCGGCRPCACGPAAEGSECHPQTGQCHCRPGAAGPQCRECAPGHWGLPEQGCRRCQCQGGHCDVHTGHCTCPSGLSGERCDACSQQHQVLVPGGSGGHGVHCEVCDHCVVLLLDDLERAGALLPAIREQVRGVNASSVAWARLHRLNASVADLQRQLQSPLGLRHETVQQLEALEQQSSSLRQDTQRLDGQATRALAEAGRLLDSTEASLGQAQTLLVAIRAVDRILSELESRTDHLFPANASAPSGEHVRRTLAEVERLLGEMRARDLGAPRAAAEAELDAAQRLLARVQEPLSSRWEGSRALAARARDQLAQHEAGLMDLRGALNRAVGTTREAEELNSRNQERLEDALHRKQELSRDNATLRATLQAASDTLAQLSGLLHGMDQAREEYEHLAANLDGARTPLLEKMRAFSPASSKVELVEAAEAHAQQLDQLALNLSSIIRGVNQDRFIQRAIEAANAYGSILQAVQAAEGAAGQALRQATHTWAMVVRGGLASRARDLLTNSSALAEATIRGQQRLGRVRATLQGTGTQLRDAQAKNEQLVARVQEVQAMLAMDTDETSKKIAHAKAVAAEAQDTAARVQSRIQDMQKHLEQWQGQYGGLRSQDLGQVVLDAGRSVSTLEKTLPQLLAKLSLLENRGTHNASLALSASIGRVRELIAQARGAAGKVKVSMKFNGRSGVQLRAPRDLSDLAAYTALKFYLQSPEPESGQVPRDRFVLYMGSRQAVGDYMGVALRNQKVHWVYRLGEAGLAALSVDEDIGEQFAAVSIDRTLQFGHMSVTVEKQMLHETKGDTVAPGAEGLLSLRPDDFVFYVGGYPSHFTPPEPLRFPGYLGCIEMDTLNEEVLSVYNFEETFQVDTAVDRPCARSKSTGDPWLTDGSYLDGSGFARISVESQIGMTKRFEQEMRLVSSNGIIFFMRHQDQFLCLAAQKGSLLLLYDFGAGLMRAKPQHEDVQKLLTMTTASKAIQVFLLGGNRGRVSRVLVRVERNNVFSVDHSSSLELADAYYLGGVPPDQLPPSLRQLFPSGGSIRGCVKGIKAQGKYVDLKRLNTTGISSGCTADLLVGRAMTFHGDGYLSLELPDVPPVSGHIYSGFGFRSTQDAGLLYHKAFLDGPYQVSLQQGRVTLQLLRTEVKTRGSFADGVPHYVAFYSNDTGVWLYVDDQLQQMKPHQGPPPRPQPQESQDLFLGGLSKTGDYFNFKGCISNVFVMRPVGPQRVFDLQQDWKKVNVSSGCAPTPHTQTPGQAPRGLRAAAARKPGRRSRQPPQDPACTPPWPPRTIQDAYQFGGPLSSYLEFAHIPAPPGNWFHLSMMVRPRTPRGLLLLAAPLTASSPSLLLFLSHGHFVAQTEGPGPQLRVQSRQRSRAGRWHMVSVRWGKTRIQLATDGVWAQDREGPGQQHRGAGSPRPQTLFVGGLPASGFSPRLPVATGRSGFSGCVRRLRLDGRPLGAPTRVMGVTPCFSGPLEKGLFFADSGGVVTLDTAGAVLSHAALELEVRPRAATGLILHLGRVQAPPYLQLQLRAEQVLLRADDGAGEFSTWVMCPAALCDGQWHRLAVTRSGNVLQLEVDARSNQTLGPALVASVATAQAPLHLGGLPKPTNTQARPLAYRGCMRNLMLNGSPVTWSRSVGIQGAVGASGCPAT; encoded by the exons GTCTTCCACGTGGCCTACGTGCTCATCAAGTTCGCCAACTCGCCGCGGCCGGACCTCTGGGTGCTGGAGCGGTCCACGGACTTCGGACACACCTACCAGCCATGGCAGTTCTTCGCGT CCTCCAAGAGGGACTGCTTCGAGCGGTTCGGGCCACAGACGCTGGAGCGCATCACGCGGGACGACCACGTCATCTGCTCCACCGAGTACTCGCGGATCGTGCCCCTGGAGAACGGCGAG ATTGTGGTATCCCTGGTGAACGGGCGCCCCGGGGCTATGAACTTCTCCTACTCGCCCCTGCTGCGTGACTTCACCAAAGCTACCAACATCCGCCTGCGCTTCCTACGCACCAACACGCTGCTGGGCCACCTCATGGGCAAGGCGCTGCGGGACCCCACCGTCACCCGCCGG TACTATTACAGCATCAAGGACATCAGCATCGGCGGCCGCTGCGTCTGCCACGGCCACGCGGACGTCTGTGACGCCCAAGACCCCACGGACCCCTTCAG GCTTCAGTGCGCCTGTCAACACAACACGTGTGGGGGCTCCTGTGACCGCTGCTGTCCCGGCTTCAACCAGCGGCCGTGGAAGCCGGCCACCACCGACAGTGCCAACGAGTGCCAGT cctgCAATTGCCACGGCCACGCCCACGACTGCTTCTACGACCCCGAGGTGGACCGGCACAACGCCAGCCAGAACCAGGACAACGTCTACCAGGGCGGGGGCGTGTGCATCGACTGCCAG CATCACACCAGTGGCATCAATTGTGAACGCTGCCTGCCCGGCTTCTTCCGGGCCCCGGACCACCCTCTCGACTCTCCCCACGCTTGTCGCC gCTGCAACTGCGAGTCGGACTTCACAGACGGGACGTGTGAGGACCTGACCGGCCGCTGCTACTGCCGGCCCAACTTCACGGGGGAGCGTTGCGACGCGTGCGCCGAGGGCTTCACTGGCTTCCCGCGCTGCTACC CGgtgccctccttctcccccaatGACACCGGCGCGCAGGTGCTGCCAGCCGGACAGATTGTGA actGTGACTGCAGCGCGGCCGGGACCCAGGGTAACGCCTGCCGCAGGGACCCGCGGCTGGGACGCTGCGTGTGCAAACCCGGCTTCCAGGGCGCCCACTGTGAACTCTGTGCCCCGGGCTTCTATGGCCCCGGCTGCCAGC CGTGCGAGTGCTCCAGCCCTGGAGTGGTGGACGGGGACTGTGACCGAGACTCCAGCCGGTGCACCTGCCGGGAGGGCTTCGAGGGGCCCGCGTGTGACCGCTGTGCCCCGGGTTACTACCACTTCCCTCTCTGCCAGT TGTGCGGCTGCAGCCCTGCGGGGACCCTGCCCGAGGGCTGCGACGAAGCCGGTCACTGCCCGTGCCGGCCCGAGTTTGACGGCCCTCACTGTGACCGCTGCCGCCCGGGCCACCACGGCTACCCCGACTGCCGCG CCTGCACCTGCGACCCCCGCGGCGCCCTGGACCAGCTCTGCGGGGCCGGCGGGACGTGCCGCTGCCGCCCTGGCTACGCGGGCGCCGCCTGCCAGGAGTGCAGCCCCGGCTTCCACGGCTTCCCCGACTGCGGCC CCTGCCTCTGCTCCGCCGAGGGCTCCCTGCACGCGGCCTGCGACCCCCGCAGCGGGCAGTGCAGCTGCCGGCCCCGCGTGACAGGGCTGCGGTGTGACGCGTGTGCTCCCGGCGCCTACGACTTCCCCGCCTGTGAAG ctggctcctgccaTCCTGCCGGCCTGGCCCCGGCCGGTCCCCACCTTCCTGAG GCACAGGCCCCCTGTACGTGCCGGGCCCATGTGGAGGGGCCCAGCTGCGATCGCTGTAAACCCGGGTTCTGGGGGCTGAGTCCCAGGAACCCTGAGGGCTGCACCC GCTGCAGCTGCGATCCCCGGGGCACGCTGGGCGGACTTACCGAGTGCCAGCCG GGCGACGGCCAGTGCTCCTGTAAGCCTCACGTGTGCGGCCAGACCTGCGCGGCATGCCGGGATGGCTTCTTCGGGCTGGACCAGGCCGACTACTTTGGCTGCCGCA GCTGCCGCTGTGACGTCGGTGGGGCGCTAGGACAGGGCTGTGACCCGAGGACGGGCGCCTGCCGGTGCCGCCCCAACACCCAGGGCCTCACCTGCAGCGA GCCGGCGCGAGACCACTACGTCCCTGACCCACACGACCTGCggctggagctggaggaggcGGCCACGCCCGACGGCCACACCGTGCGCTTTGGCTTCAACCCCCTTGAGTTCGAGAGCTTCAGCTGGAGGGGCTACGCGCAGATGACACCCATCCAG cccaggaTCGTGGCAAAGCTGAACGTGACCTCCCCCGACCTCTTCCGGCTCGTCTTCCGCTACGTCAACCGTGGGCCCACCAGTGTGAGCGGGCGAGTCTCTGTGCAGGAAGAGGGCAAGTTTGCCACGTGCAGCAACT GCACAGAGCAGAGCCAGCCCGTCGCCTTcccgcccagcacggagcctgcctTTGTCACTGTGCCCCAGAGGGGCCTCGGGGAGCCCTTTGTGCTGAACCCTGGCACCTGGGCCCTGCTCGTGGAGGCCGAAGGGGTGCTCCTG GACTACGTGGTTCTGCTACCCAGCACCTACTACGAGGCCGCGCTCCTGCAGCTGCGGGTGACCGAGGCCTGCACGTTCCGGCCTGCCGCCCAGCGCTCCGGGGAGAC CTGCCTCCTCTACACCCACCTGCCCCTGGATGGCTTCCCCTCAGCTGCTGGACCCGAGGCCCTGTGTCGCCATGACAACAGCCTACCCCGGCCTTGCCCCACGGAGCGGCTCAGCCCCTCGCACCCGCCTCTGGCCGCCTGCCTGGGCAGTGAC GTGGACGTTCAGCTTCAGGTGGCAGTGTCGCGGCCGGGCCACTACGCACTGGTGGTGGAGTACGCCAGTGAGGACACCCGCCAGGAGGTGGGCGTGGCCGTGCACACCCCCCAGCGGGCCCCGCAGCAGGGGGCACTCACTCTCCACCCCTGCCCTTACAG CACCCTGTGCCGGGGCGCTGCCCTGGACACCCAGCACCACCTGGCTGCCTTCCACCTGGACATGGAGGCCAGCGTCCGGCTCACGGCCGAGCAGGCGCGCTTCTTCCTG CACAGCGTCACCCTGGTGCCCGTGGAGACATTCAGCATGGAGTTCGTGGAGCCCCGGGTCCGCTGTGTCAGCAGTCACGGTGCCTTCAGCCCCAGCAG TGCCACCTGCCTGCTCTCTCGCTTCCCGAAGCCGCCCCAGCCCATCATCCTCAGGGACTGCCAGGTGCTGCCCCTGCCCTCTGGCCTCCCGCTGGTCCACTCGCAGGACCTCACACCTGGTGCACCCCCATCGGGGCCCCAGCCTCGGCCCCCCACTGCCGTGGACCCCGATGTGGAGCCCACGCTGCTGCGCCACCCCCAG GGCACCGTGGTCttcaccacccaggtgcccgccctGGGCCGCTACGCCTTCGTGCTACACGGCTACCAGCCCGACCACCCCACCTTCCCCGTGGAGGTCCTCATCAGTGGGGGCCGAGTCTGGCAGG GCCATGCCAATGCCAGCTTCTGCCCGCACGCCTACGGCTGCCGCACCCTGGTTGTGTGTGAGGGCCAGGCCGTCCTGGACGTGACTGACAGCGAGCTCACCGTGACCATGCGGGTGCCTGAGGGCCGGTGGCTCTGGTTG GAGTATGTGTTGGTGGTCCCTGAGGAGGTCTACAGCTCCAGCTATCTCCGAGAGGAGCCCCTGGACAAATCCTATGACTTCATCAGCCAGTGTGCCAGCCATGGGTACCACATCAg CCCCACCAGCTCGTCCCCCTTCTGTCGTGGtgctgcctcttctctctctctcttctataaCAACGGGGCTCAGCCTTGCGGCTGTCACGAAATGGGTGCCACAGGCCCCACGTGTGAGCCCTTTGGGGGCCAGTGTCCGTGCCGGGCCCACGTCATCGGCCGTGTGTGCTCCCGCTGTGCTACTGGCTACTGGGGCTTCCCCAGCTGCAGGC CCTGCGAGTGCCGAGGCCGTCTGTGTGACGAGATCACGGGCCGATGTGTCTGCCCGCCACGCACCATCCCTCCAGACTGCGTGGTCTGCCAGCCCCAGAGCTTCGGCTGCCACCCCCTGGTGGGCTGTGAGGAGTGTAACTGCTCGGGGCCTGGTGTCCAGGAGCTCACCGACCCCACCTGTGATGCGGACAGTGGCCAGTGCAA GTGCAGAGCCAATGTGACCGGGCGCCGCTGTGACGCCTGCGCCCCTGGCTTCCATGGCTACCCCCACTGCCGCCCCTGCGACTGCCATGAggcgggctccatgcccagcatgtgTGACCCCCTCACAGGCCAGTGCCACTGCAAG GAGAACGTGCAGGGCCCTCGGTGTGACCAGTGCCGCCTTGGGACCTTCTCCCTTGAAGCCACCAACCCAAAGGGCTGCACCCGCTGCTTCTGCTTCGGGGCCACCGAGCGCTGCAGGGGCTCGGCCCACGCCCGCCGTGAG CACGTGGACATGGAGGGCTGGACGCTGCTGAGCAGCGACCGGCAGGTGGTTCCTCACGAGCTGCGGGCAGAGGCAGAACTGCTCTACGCGGACCTGCGGCGCGGCTTCGAGGCCTTCCCCGAGCTGTACTGGCAGGCCCCACCCTCCTACCTGGGGGACAGG GTGTCATCCTATGGTGGGACCCTCCGCTACGAACTTCACTCGGAGGCCCAGCGTGGAGACGTGTTCATCCCCACAGAAAGCAGGCCGGACGTGGTGCTTCAG GGCAACCAGATGAGCATCACGTTCCTGGAGCCAATGTACCCGGCGCCCGGCCACGTTCACCACGGACGACTGCAGCTGGTGGAG GGGACCTTCCGGCACACGGAGACGCACAACGCCGTGTCCCGCGAGGAGCTCATGATGGTGCTGGCCAGCCTGGAGCGGCTGCACATCCGCGCCCTGTTCTCCCAGACCTCCTCGGCCGTCGCCCTGCGCAGCGTGGCGCTGGAGGTGGCCGGCGAGGTGGGCGGGGGGCCTCCGGCCAGCAACGTGGAGCTGTGTATGTGCCCGGCCAACTACCGCGGAGATTCGTGCCAG GAATGTGCCCCTGGCTACTACCGGGACATCAAAGGTCTCTTCTTGGGTCGCTGTGTCCCCTGTCAGTGCCATGGCCACTCAGACCGCTGCCTCCCTGGCTCGGGCGTCTGCATG GGCTGCCAGCACAACACTGAAGGTGACCACTGTGAGCACTGCCGGGCTGGCTTCGTGCGCAGTGGGTCTGAGGACCCGATGGCCCCCTGTGtcagctgcccctgccccctcgcGGTGCCTTCCAACAA CTTTGCGATGGGCTGCGTCCTGCGAGGAGCCCGCACACAGTGTCTCTGCAAACCCGGCTACGCGGGCCCCTCCTGCGAGCG GTGCGCGCCCGGCTTCTTCGGGAACCCGCTGGTGCTGGGCAGCTCCTGCCAGCCGTGCGACTGCAGCGGCAACGGCGACCCCAACCTGCTCTTCAGCGACTGTGACCCCCTGACCGGCGCCTGCCGCAGCTGCCTGCGCCACACCGCCGGGCCCCGCTGTGAGAGCTGCGCCCCCGGCTTCTACGGCGATGCCCTGGTGCCCGGCAACTGCACCC GGTGTGACTGCTCCGCATGCGGGACAGAGACCTGCGACCCCCACAGTGGGCACTGCTTGTGCAAGGCAGGAGTGACCGGGCCACGCTGTGACCGCTGTCAG GAAGGACACTTCGGCTTCCAGGGCTGTGGGGGCTGCCGCCCATGCGCCTGTGGACCAGCCGCGGAGGGCTCCGAGTGCCACCCCCAGACTGGGCAGTGCCACTGCCGGCCAGGGGCCGCAGGGCCCCAGTGCCGCGAGTGTGCCCCTGGCCACTGGGGGCTGCCTGAGCAGGGCTGCAGGC GCTGCCAGTGCCAGGGGGGCCACTGCGACGTGCACACGGGCCACTGCACCTGCCCctccgggctcagtggggagcgcTGTGACGCTTGCAGCCAACAGCACCAGGTGCTGGTGCCAGGCGGGTCCGGGGGCCATGGCGTCCACTGTGAAG TGTGTGACCACTGTGTGGTCCTGCTCCTGGACGACCTGGAGCGGGCTGGCGCCCTCCTCCCCGCCATCCGGGAGCAGGTGCGCGGCGTCAACGCCAGCTCCGTGGCCTGGGCCCGGCTGCACAGGCTGAACGCCTCCGTCGCCGACCTGCAG AGGCAGCTCCAGAGCCCTCTGGGCCTCCGCCACGAGACGGTGCAGCAGCTGGAGGCCCTGGAACAGCAGAGCTCAAGCCTCAGACAGGACACACAGAGGCTGGACGGCCAG GCCACAAGAGCTCTCGCCGAGGCCGGCCGGCTGCTGGACAGCACTGAGGCCTCCCTGGGTCAGGCGCAGACGCTGCTGGTGGCCATCAGGGCTGTGGACCGCATCCTGAGTG AGCTCGAGTCCCGGACGGACCACCTGTTCCCGGCCAACGCCTCGGCCCCGTCGGGCGAGCACGTGCGCCGGACACTGGCTGAGGTGGAGCGGCTGCTGGGGGAGATGCGGGCCCGAGACCTGGGTGCCCCGAGAGCAGCGGCCGAGGCCGAGCTGGACGCGGCCCAGAGAC TGCTGGCCCGTGTGCAGGAGCCGCTGAGCAGCCGCTGGGAGGGGAGCCGGGCACTGGCCGCGCGCGCCCGGGACCAGCTGGCCCAGCACGAGGCTGGCCTCATGGACCTTCGAGGCGCCCTGAACCGGGCAGTGGGCACCACTCGGGAGGCTGAGGAGCTCAACAGCCGAAACCAGGAGCGCCTGGAGGACGCCCTG CACCGGAAGCAGGAGCTGTCCAGGGACAATGCCACTCTGAGGGCCACTCTGCAGGCCGCCAGTGACACTCTGGCCCAGCTCTCTGGGCTCCTGCACGGTATGGACCAGGCCAGGGAG GAGTATGAGCACCTTGCTGCCAACCTGGATGGGGCCCGGACGCCCCTGCTGGAGAAGATGCGGGCCTTCTCCCCCGCAAGCAGCAAGGTGGAGTTGGTGGAGGCCGCAGAGGCCCACGCACAGCAGCTGGACCAGCTGGCCCTCAACCTGTCCAG caTCATCCGTGGAGTCAACCAGGACCGCTTCATCCAGCGGGCCATCGAGGCCGCTAACGCCTACGGCAGCATTCTCCAAGCCGTGCAGGCCGCCGAGGGGGCTGCTGGTCAGGCGCTGCGGCAGGCGACCCACACATGGGCG ATGGTGGTGCGGGGAGGCCTGGCGTCCCGAGCCCGGGACCTGTTGACCAACAGCAGTGCCCTGGCAGAGGCCACCATcagggggcagcagaggctgGGCCGCG TGCGGGCCACCCTCCAGGGCACCGGGACCCAGCTCCGAGACGCCCAGGCCAAGAACGAGCAGCTGGTGGCCCGAGTCCAGGAGGTGCAGGCCATGCTAGCCATGGACACCG ACGAGACAAGCAAGAAGATTGCTCACGCCAAAGCCGTGGCCGCCGAAGCCCAGGACACGGCCGCCCGCGTGCAGTCGCGGATTCAGGACATGCAGAAACACCTGGAACAGTGGCAGGGCCAGTACGGAGGCCTGCGGAGCCAGGACCTGGGCCAGGTGGTACTCGACGCGGGCCGCTCAG TGTCCACCCTGGAGAAGACGCTGCCGCAGCTGCTAGCCAAGCTGAGCCTCCTAGAAAACCGTGGCACACACAACGCCAGCCTGGCTTTGTCTGCCAGCATCGGCCGCGTGCGGGAGCTCATCGCCCAGGCCCGCGGAGCTGCCGGCAAG GTCAAGGTGTCCATGAAGTTCAATGGGCGCTCAGGGGTGCAGCTGCGTGCCCCGCGGGACCTCTCCGACCTCGCCGCCTACACCGCTCTCAAGTTCTATCTCCAGAGTCCAGAGCCAGAGTCTGGCCAGGTCCCCAGGGATCGCTTTGTGCTCTACATGGGCAGCCGCCAG GCTGTCGGGGACTACATGGGCGTGGCTCTGCGGAACCAGAAGGTGCACTGGGTGTACCGCCTGGGGGAGGCGGGCCTCGCAGCCCTCAGCGTCGACGAAGACATCGGGGAGCAGTTTGCAGCAGTCAGCATTGATAG GACCCTCCAGTTTGGTCACATGTCTGTCACGGTGGAGAAGCAGATGCTCCATGAGACCAAGGGCGACACAGTGGCCCCCGGGGCCGAGGGGCTGCTCAGTTTGCGGCCTGACGACTTTGTCTTCTATGTGGGGGGCTACCCCAGCCACTTCACG ccccctgAGCCCCTCCGCTTCCCTGGCTACCTGGGCTGCATCGAGATGGACACGCTCAACGAGGAGGTGCTCAGCGTCTATAACTTCGAGGAGACCTTCCAGGTGGACACAGCCGTGGACAGGCCTTGCGCCCG CTCCAAGTCGACCGGGGACCCGTGGCTCACAGATGGCTCCTACCTGGACGGCTCCGGCTTCGCGCGCATCAGCGTGGAGAGTCAGATCGGCATGACCAAACGCTTCGAGCAGGAGATGCGGCTTGTGTCCTCCAACGGGATCATCTTCTTCATGCGGCACCAG gaccaGTTCCTGTGCCTGGCCGCGCAGAAgggcagcctcctcctcctctacgACTTTGGCGCAGGCCTGATGCGGGCCAAGCCGCAGCACGAGGACGTGCAGAAGCTGCTGACCATGACCACGGCCAGCAAGGCA ATCCAGGTGTTCCTGCTGGGGGGTAACCGCGGCCGTGTGAGCCGCGTGCTGGTGCGCGTGGAGAGGAACAACGTGTTCAGCGTGGACCACAGCAGCTCGCTGGAGCTGGCCGACGCCTACTACCTGGGGGGCGTGCCGCCCGACCAGCTGCCCCCGAG CCTGCGGCAGCTCTTCCCCTCCGGAGGCTCGATCCGCGGCTGCGTCAAGGGCATCAAGGCTCAGGGCAAGTACGTGGATCTCAAGAGGCTGAACACGACGGGCATCAGCTCGGGCTGCACTGCCGACCTGCTG GTGGGACGGGCCATGACTTTCCACGGCGATGGCTACCTGTCCCTGGAGCTCCCTGATGTCCCCCCCGTCTCGGGCCACATCTACTCCGGCTTCGGCTTCCGCAGCACCCAGGACGCGGGTCTGCTCTACCACAAAGCGTTCCTG GATGGGCCATACCAGGTGTCCCTGCAGCAGGGCCGTGTGACGCTGCAGCTGCTGAGGACAGAGGTGAAGACCCGAGGGAGCTTTGCCGACGGCGTCCCCCATTATGTGGCTTTCTACAGCAACGACACAGG GGTCTGGCTCTATGTGGACGACCAGCTTCAGCAGATGAAGCCCCACCAGGGGCcgccccccaggccccagcctcagGAGTCCCAGGATCTCTTCTTAGGAGGTTTGTCCAAGACTGGCGACTACTTCAACTTCAAGGGCTGCATCAGCAATGTATTCGTGATGCG GCCCGTGGGGCCGCAGCGTGTATTCGACCTGCAGCAGGACTGGAAGAAAGTCAACGTGAGCTCAGGCTGTGCCCCCACCCCGCACACCCAAACCCCAGGGCAGGCGCCTCGAGGACTGAGGGCCGCAGCCGCGCGGAAG CCCGGCCGACGCAGCCGCCAGCCCCCCCAGGACCCTGCCTGCACACCACCCTGGCCTCCCAGGACCATCCAAGATGCCTACCAGTTTGGGGGCCCCCTGTCCAGTTACCTGGAGTTTGCCCACATCCCGGCACCCCCTGGGAACTG GTTCCACCTCTCGATGATGGTCCGCCCTCGCACCCCACGAGGACTCCTGCTGCTCGCTGCCCCCCTCACGGCCAGCAgcccttctctgcttctcttcctgaGCCACGGACACTTTGTTGCCCAGACAGAGGGCCCTGGGCCCCAGCTCCGCGTCCAGAGCCGCCAGCGTTCACGGGCTGGCCGGTGGCACATG gtgTCTGTGCGGTGGGGAAAGACTCGGATCCAGCTGGCGACAGATGGGGTCTGGGCCCAGGACCGGGAGGGGCCCGGCCAGCAGCACCGGGGGGCAGGGAGTCCCCGGCCCCAGACTCTCTTTGTGGGGGGCCTCCCTGCCAGTGGCTTCAGCCCGAGGCTCCCA GTGGCCACCGGCAGGTCTGGCTTCAGTGGCTgtgtgaggagactgaggctggaCGGGCGGCCCCTGGGGGCCCCCACACGGGTGATGGGGGTCACGCCGTGCTTCTCAGGCCCCCTGGAGAAGGGCCTGTTCTTCGCAGACAGCGGGGGTGTGGTCACCCTAG ACACCGCGGGGGCCGTGCTGTCTCACGCGGCCCTGGAGCTGGAGGTGCGGCCTCGGGCGGCCACCGGCCTCATCTTGCACCTGGGCCGGGTCCAGGCACCGCCCTACCTGCAGCTGCAGCTGCGGGCCGAGCAG gtccTGCTGCGGGCGGACGATGGTGCGGGGGAGTTCTCCACGTGGGTGATGTGCCCGGCGGCCTTGTGTGACGGCCAGTGGCACCGACTGGCGG TGACCAGAAGCGGGAACGTGCTCCAGCTGGAGGTGGACGCACGGAGCAACCAGACCCTGGGCCCTGCGCTGGTGGCCTCCGTGGCCACTGCCCAAGCACCTCTGCACCTCGGGGGCCTGCCTA AGCCCACGAACACACAGGCTAGGCCTCTAGCCTACCGCGGCTGCATGAGGAATCTGATGCTGAACGGGTCCCCTGTCACCTGGTCTCGCTCTGTGGGCATCCAGGGGGCAGTGGGGGCCAGCGGCTGCCCAGCCACCTAG